DNA sequence from the Archangium lipolyticum genome:
TCAGGGTGGCCTTGTGGCAGCTGCCGCACCCCGCGCTCTGGAAGAGCGACTCACCGCGCAGGGCCTGGGCGTCGTTCAGATCGCGGCGGGCCGGGACACCCAGCAGGGCGACATACCGGACGAGCTTGTCGAGGTCCTGATCGCTCAGCTCCGTGCTGGAGCCCGCGCAGCCCGCCTGCGCGGAGCCACAGTCCAGGGTCTTGAAGACGGAGGTCGTGACGCCCATGTCGCCGTTGAAGGCGTCGGCGACCTGGTGCCGCAGACGCGCCATGCTCGCCTTCCAGCCGAAGCGGCCCAGGCGGGTCTCGCCGGTCTGGGGATCCGTCACGGTCCGCGCGCGCCCGGAGATGCCGTCCCCGTTGCTGTCATTCGGATCGGCCAGGGCGATGACAGCGCTTTCAGAAATGGCCTCCAAAAGGCCCATACCCACCAGCTGAGGGGTGCTCCGCGCCGAGTAGTGGGTGGGAATGACGTTGAGGAAGCTGTAGGCCGGCTTGCGCAGCTGATAGGCGGTGCCGTCGCTGAACTGGCCGCTGGTCGTGGTCCACCCGGAGATGCGGACATCCGCCTCGGGAGTCCCGCTGGTGCTGAACGGCTGCAGCTTGGCGCCGAGCTGCGGATCCGCGGTGACCGTGGTGCCGTTGACCCGTCCCACCTTGACGATGATGTTGCTCAACGTGGTGTTGGTGGTGGCGGGGGGCAGGCCCCGGCCGTTGTTCTTGTGGCAGGCGACGCAGGAGCGCGCGATGTAGTTCGGTCCCAGCTTGTTCTGCTGCTCCGTGAAGATGGGGTTGCCCGATTCGGAGTGGCTGCCATTGCCGAAGTCGGTGTGATGGATGCGCCGGCCCTCGACGAACGTCTGAGTGTTCACGGGCGCCATGTTCAACGCCATCTGCATGAAGCGCTCGGCGGGCTCGTTCGAGAACGGCTGGTTCAGCGTGGTCCGGCCACCGCTCCATCCGGCCTCGGGCATGGGGTAGGAGTCCCGGGTGGCGCCGACGCCCTCGAACGGCACGATGCCGCCGCTGCCCACCATGTACAGCCAGGCGCGGGAGTAATAGTTGAAGCGGCCTTCCACCGGCTGCTTCAGGAAGACGCCCACCTCCATCTCCATGCGATCGCCGATCCGGATCGCCCGGCCTTCCTTGGCGTTGTAGCCGACGCTGGCGGTGTAGAGGTAGTCATTCACCCGGCTGAAGGTGCCGTTGTGCCAGTACTCGGCCTCCGTGTTGATGCCTCTGAAGAACGCGCGGAAGTTCGTGCCGTCGTGGGGATAGACGGTGTGGAGATTGACGACGATCTGGTTTCCACCCTTGGCGACCTGGTCGATGATTTCGACGTAGAAGGTCCGGTTCACGAAATACAGCGAGAGGAAGTGATCGTACGCCTGGAATTGGTTCTCACGTGCGTGGCGGTCACGCACACGTTCACCGACGCGGGTGATGATGGCCTGGGACGTCTCTTCCACCAGGGCCGGCTCCAGAGGCGTGCCGCTGTTGAACAGGGGAACGATGTTGGCGGTGCCCGCGTCCGTGGAGGTGCCCGAATCAGGGATGCCGCCGTCGGTGCCCGCGTCCGTGGAGGTGCCCGAATCCGGGATGCCGCCGTCGGTGCCCGCGTCCGTGGAGGTGCCGCCGTGCGTGTAGCGGGCCGCGGGCGTATCGCGAGCACAGTTACAGGA
Encoded proteins:
- a CDS encoding di-heme oxidoreductase family protein, with the protein product MFNKTTGMAVALLVACLWAGEGLAATYGVQGSGSSAIFYVDTTSWADIHYRLNNGGQLNVRMTVTNGRNQYTVSNLVSGNTIDYNFTYWDTSCNCARDTPAARYTHGGTSTDAGTDGGIPDSGTSTDAGTDGGIPDSGTSTDAGTANIVPLFNSGTPLEPALVEETSQAIITRVGERVRDRHARENQFQAYDHFLSLYFVNRTFYVEIIDQVAKGGNQIVVNLHTVYPHDGTNFRAFFRGINTEAEYWHNGTFSRVNDYLYTASVGYNAKEGRAIRIGDRMEMEVGVFLKQPVEGRFNYYSRAWLYMVGSGGIVPFEGVGATRDSYPMPEAGWSGGRTTLNQPFSNEPAERFMQMALNMAPVNTQTFVEGRRIHHTDFGNGSHSESGNPIFTEQQNKLGPNYIARSCVACHKNNGRGLPPATTNTTLSNIIVKVGRVNGTTVTADPQLGAKLQPFSTSGTPEADVRISGWTTTSGQFSDGTAYQLRKPAYSFLNVIPTHYSARSTPQLVGMGLLEAISESAVIALADPNDSNGDGISGRARTVTDPQTGETRLGRFGWKASMARLRHQVADAFNGDMGVTTSVFKTLDCGSAQAGCAGSSTELSDQDLDKLVRYVALLGVPARRDLNDAQALRGESLFQSAGCGSCHKATLTTSPHHPNAELRGQTIHPYTDLLLHDMGTGLADNLPEGNASGSEWRTPPLWGIGLTAGVSGGEAYLHDGRARTLSEAILWHGGEAESSKQAFVKMPASDRDALIRFLKSL